The Streptomyces sp. P9-A4 genome contains a region encoding:
- a CDS encoding sugar ABC transporter permease, protein MSKTPPTASDQAAVPDPRTGEEAPAAAAIPAVDPRLLVREQGFKGYVEEFKRKIRSGEIGSLPVVVGLIVIGIVFQALTGNFITSYNLDQITLYAVGPGIMAVGIVFVLLLGEIDLAVGSVAGLAGAVWGVLGTDMPDGLAILLGILSGTLLGAFHGLVFAKIGVPAFVVTLAGFLGWAGLQTWVMGDRSTIPTPIGSFVGDLTKYYFSDVAAAYGLAVVVVAAFYLAQLRDSRRRRAAELPHRPQSEIILRTAVLAVLVLVAAYGFNQEQGLPLSLVIFLVILLVTDFVLRRTTYGRQVFAVGGGIEAARRAGINVSWIRVSVFMISGTMGAIGGLFLASATGGADRSLGGGNQLMMCIAAAVIGGTSLFGGRGKVWSALLGILVIQSIVQGLNQMNLSSNAIQYMITGAVLLIAVIIDSVSRRTQKTAGRA, encoded by the coding sequence GTGAGCAAGACCCCTCCCACCGCGAGCGACCAGGCCGCCGTGCCCGATCCCCGGACGGGCGAGGAGGCCCCGGCCGCCGCCGCGATCCCCGCCGTCGACCCCCGCCTCCTCGTGCGCGAGCAGGGCTTCAAGGGTTACGTCGAGGAGTTCAAGCGCAAGATCCGCTCCGGTGAGATCGGCTCGCTGCCCGTCGTCGTCGGCCTGATCGTCATCGGCATCGTCTTCCAGGCCCTCACCGGCAACTTCATCACCTCGTACAACCTCGACCAGATCACGCTGTACGCGGTCGGCCCCGGCATCATGGCGGTAGGCATCGTCTTCGTGCTGCTGCTCGGCGAGATCGACCTCGCCGTCGGCTCCGTCGCGGGTCTGGCGGGCGCGGTCTGGGGCGTCCTCGGCACGGACATGCCGGACGGTCTCGCGATCCTCCTCGGCATCCTGTCCGGCACCCTGCTCGGCGCCTTCCACGGTCTGGTCTTCGCCAAGATCGGCGTGCCCGCCTTCGTCGTCACCCTGGCGGGCTTCCTCGGCTGGGCCGGACTCCAGACCTGGGTGATGGGCGACCGCTCCACCATCCCCACCCCGATCGGCAGCTTCGTCGGCGACCTCACGAAGTACTACTTCTCCGACGTCGCCGCCGCCTACGGCCTCGCCGTGGTCGTCGTCGCCGCCTTCTACCTCGCCCAGCTGCGCGACTCCCGCCGCCGCAGGGCCGCCGAGCTGCCGCACCGCCCGCAGAGCGAGATCATCCTGCGCACCGCCGTCCTCGCGGTCCTGGTCCTCGTCGCCGCGTACGGCTTCAACCAGGAACAGGGCCTGCCGCTCTCCCTGGTGATCTTCCTGGTGATCCTCCTCGTCACCGACTTCGTGCTGCGCCGCACCACGTACGGCCGCCAGGTCTTCGCGGTCGGCGGTGGCATCGAGGCCGCCCGCCGCGCCGGCATCAACGTCTCGTGGATCCGGGTCTCGGTCTTCATGATCTCCGGCACCATGGGCGCCATCGGCGGCCTGTTCCTCGCCTCCGCGACCGGCGGAGCCGACCGCTCCCTCGGCGGCGGCAACCAGCTGATGATGTGCATCGCGGCGGCCGTCATCGGCGGTACGTCCCTGTTCGGCGGACGCGGCAAGGTCTGGTCGGCCCTCCTCGGCATCCTGGTCATCCAGTCGATCGTCCAGGGCCTCAACCAGATGAACCTGTCCTCGAACGCGATCCAGTACATGATCACCGGAGCGGTCCTGCTCATCGCCGTGATCATCGACTCGGTCTCCCGCCGCACACAGAAGACGGCGGGACGCGCGTAA
- the dxs gene encoding 1-deoxy-D-xylulose-5-phosphate synthase, giving the protein MALLTRIRGPRDLDRLSPEQLDQLADEIRTFLVDAVSKTGGHLGPNLGVVELTIALHRVFDSPKDKVLWDTGHQSYVHKLLTGRQDFSKLKMKGGLSGYPSQAESEHDVIENSHASTVLGWADGLAKANEVLKKDDHVVAVIGDGALTGGMAWEALNNIAAAKDRPLVIVVNDNERSYAPTIGGLANHLATLRTTDGYERFLARGKDILERTPVVGKPLYETLHGAKKGLKDFIAPQGMFEDLGLKYVGPIDGHDIEALESALTRAKRFGGPVIVHCLTEKGRGYQPALQDEADRFHAVGKIHPDTGLPIASSGADWTSVFGEEMVKLGKERGDIVAITAAMLQPVGLDKFAKAFPERVFDVGIAEQHAAVSAAGLATGGLHPVFAVYATFLNRAFDQVLMDVALHKCGVTFVLDRAGVTGTDGASHNGMWDMSILQVVPGLRLAAPRDADQVRAQLREAVEVTDAPTVVRFSKGAVGPAVPALRRVGGMDVLREPGSDRPDVLLVSVGALAPMCLEIADLLDRQGISTTVVDPRWVKPVDEALAPLAERHRVVVTVEDNSRVGGVGSAVAQALRDAGVDVPLRDFGIPPRFLDHASRGEVLAEIGLTAPDVARQVTGLVSRLDGRFENSAQAVEPARD; this is encoded by the coding sequence GTGGCTCTGCTGACCCGTATCAGGGGACCGCGAGATCTGGACCGGCTCTCCCCGGAACAGCTGGACCAGCTGGCCGACGAGATCAGGACGTTCCTCGTGGACGCCGTCTCCAAGACCGGCGGGCACCTCGGGCCCAACCTCGGCGTGGTCGAGCTGACCATCGCCCTGCACCGCGTGTTCGACTCCCCGAAGGACAAGGTCCTCTGGGACACCGGCCACCAGAGCTACGTCCACAAGCTCCTCACCGGGCGCCAGGACTTCTCGAAGCTCAAGATGAAGGGCGGCCTCTCCGGCTACCCCTCGCAGGCCGAGTCCGAGCACGACGTCATCGAGAACTCGCACGCCTCGACGGTCCTCGGCTGGGCCGACGGCCTCGCCAAGGCCAACGAGGTCCTGAAGAAGGACGACCACGTCGTCGCGGTGATCGGCGACGGCGCCCTCACCGGCGGCATGGCCTGGGAGGCGCTGAACAACATCGCCGCCGCCAAGGACCGCCCGCTCGTGATCGTCGTCAACGACAACGAGCGCTCCTACGCGCCCACCATCGGCGGCCTCGCCAACCACCTGGCCACCCTGCGCACCACCGACGGCTACGAGCGCTTCCTCGCCCGCGGCAAGGACATCCTGGAGCGCACCCCGGTCGTCGGGAAGCCGCTCTACGAGACCCTGCACGGCGCCAAGAAGGGCCTCAAGGACTTCATCGCCCCGCAGGGCATGTTCGAGGACCTCGGCCTCAAGTACGTCGGCCCCATCGACGGCCACGACATCGAGGCCCTGGAGTCCGCCCTCACGCGCGCCAAGCGCTTCGGCGGCCCCGTGATCGTCCACTGCCTCACCGAGAAGGGCCGCGGCTACCAGCCGGCCCTCCAGGACGAGGCAGACCGCTTCCACGCCGTCGGCAAGATCCACCCCGACACCGGCCTGCCCATCGCCTCCTCCGGCGCCGACTGGACCTCGGTCTTCGGCGAGGAGATGGTGAAGCTCGGCAAGGAGCGCGGGGACATCGTCGCCATCACGGCGGCCATGCTCCAGCCCGTCGGCCTCGACAAGTTCGCCAAGGCCTTCCCCGAGCGGGTCTTCGACGTCGGCATCGCCGAGCAGCACGCCGCTGTCTCCGCCGCCGGCCTCGCCACCGGCGGACTGCACCCGGTCTTCGCGGTGTACGCGACCTTCCTCAATCGCGCCTTCGACCAGGTCCTGATGGACGTGGCCCTGCACAAGTGCGGTGTCACCTTCGTCCTGGACCGGGCCGGTGTCACCGGCACCGACGGCGCCTCCCACAACGGCATGTGGGACATGTCGATCCTCCAGGTCGTCCCCGGCCTGCGGCTCGCCGCCCCGCGCGACGCCGACCAGGTCCGCGCCCAGCTGCGCGAGGCCGTCGAGGTCACCGACGCCCCCACCGTGGTCCGCTTCTCCAAGGGCGCGGTCGGCCCCGCCGTCCCCGCCCTGCGCCGCGTCGGCGGCATGGACGTGCTCCGCGAGCCCGGCTCGGACCGGCCCGACGTCCTCCTGGTCTCCGTGGGCGCCCTGGCGCCCATGTGCCTGGAGATCGCCGACCTGCTCGACCGTCAGGGCATCTCCACCACCGTCGTCGACCCGCGCTGGGTCAAGCCCGTCGACGAGGCCCTCGCCCCGCTCGCCGAGCGCCACCGGGTCGTCGTCACCGTCGAGGACAACAGCCGCGTCGGCGGTGTCGGCTCCGCCGTCGCCCAGGCGCTCCGCGACGCGGGCGTCGACGTGCCGCTGCGCGACTTCGGCATCCCGCCCCGCTTCCTCGACCACGCCTCGCGCGGCGAGGTGCTCGCAGAGATCGGCCTGACCGCCCCCGATGTCGCCCGCCAGGTCACCGGTCTGGTCTCGCGGCTCGACGGTCGGTTCGAGAACAGCGCGCAGGCGGTGGAGCCCGCCCGCGACTGA
- a CDS encoding amino acid permease — protein MSTDQRPRANTGLFRTKSVEQSIRDTEEPEHALRKSLSAWDLTVFGVGVIIGTGIFVLTGKVAKENAGPATALAFVVAGIVCALAALCYAEFASTVPVAGSAYTFAYASIGELPAWIIGWDLVLEFALGTAVVAVGWSGYVRSLMDNIGWHLPAALEGPDIPGGTFDILAFLLVLVLTVVLVLGMKLSARITTVVVAIKVTVVMIVIVAGLFFIVGDNYKPFIPPAVTPPGGGSGWSEPLVQLMFGYEPTNFGVMGIFTAASVVFFAFIGFDVVATAAEETKLPQRDMPRGILGSLLICTVLYVAVALVVTGMQHYTELSVSAPLADAFKAAGHPFYAGVISFGAAIGLTTVCLILLLGQTRVFFAMSRDGLLPRFFSKTHPRFRTPYRPTILLGTIIAVVAGFTSINELATLVNIGTLFAFVVVAVGVMVLRRSRPDLPRAFRTPWVPFLPILSIAASVWLMLNLPGETWFRFAVWMLIGFVVYFLYGRGHSRLGRAGGESRY, from the coding sequence GTGAGCACGGACCAGCGGCCACGCGCCAACACGGGATTGTTCCGGACCAAGTCCGTCGAGCAGTCGATCCGCGACACGGAGGAGCCGGAGCACGCGCTCCGGAAGTCCCTGTCGGCCTGGGACCTGACGGTCTTCGGCGTCGGCGTCATCATCGGCACCGGCATTTTCGTCCTGACCGGCAAGGTGGCCAAGGAGAACGCCGGGCCGGCCACCGCCCTCGCCTTCGTCGTGGCCGGCATCGTCTGCGCCCTGGCCGCCCTCTGCTACGCCGAGTTCGCCTCGACGGTGCCGGTGGCCGGATCGGCGTACACCTTCGCGTACGCCTCCATCGGCGAGCTGCCCGCCTGGATCATCGGCTGGGACCTGGTCCTGGAGTTCGCCCTCGGCACGGCGGTGGTCGCCGTCGGCTGGTCCGGCTACGTCAGATCCCTGATGGACAACATCGGCTGGCATCTGCCGGCCGCGCTCGAAGGGCCCGACATCCCGGGCGGCACCTTCGACATCCTGGCCTTCCTGCTGGTCCTGGTGCTCACCGTGGTCCTCGTCCTGGGCATGAAGCTCTCCGCCCGGATCACCACCGTCGTCGTCGCGATCAAGGTCACCGTGGTGATGATCGTGATCGTCGCCGGTCTGTTCTTCATCGTCGGCGACAACTACAAGCCCTTCATCCCGCCGGCCGTCACCCCGCCCGGTGGCGGCTCCGGCTGGAGCGAACCGCTGGTCCAGCTGATGTTCGGCTACGAGCCGACCAACTTCGGCGTCATGGGCATCTTCACCGCCGCCTCCGTCGTCTTCTTCGCCTTCATCGGCTTCGACGTCGTCGCCACCGCCGCCGAGGAGACCAAGCTGCCGCAGCGGGACATGCCCCGGGGCATCCTCGGCTCGCTCCTCATCTGCACCGTGCTGTACGTGGCCGTCGCGCTGGTCGTCACCGGTATGCAGCACTACACCGAGCTGTCCGTGAGCGCCCCCCTCGCCGACGCCTTCAAGGCCGCCGGACACCCCTTCTACGCGGGAGTGATCAGCTTCGGCGCCGCCATCGGCCTCACCACGGTCTGTCTGATCCTGCTCCTCGGCCAGACCCGGGTGTTCTTCGCGATGAGCCGCGACGGCCTGCTGCCGCGCTTCTTCTCCAAGACGCACCCGCGCTTCAGGACCCCCTACCGGCCCACCATCCTGCTCGGCACGATCATCGCCGTCGTCGCCGGCTTCACCAGCATCAACGAACTCGCCACCCTGGTGAACATCGGCACGCTCTTCGCCTTCGTCGTGGTCGCCGTCGGCGTCATGGTGCTCCGCCGCTCCCGCCCCGACCTGCCGCGCGCCTTCCGCACCCCCTGGGTGCCCTTCCTGCCCATCCTCTCCATCGCCGCCTCGGTCTGGCTGATGCTCAACCTGCCCGGCGAGACCTGGTTCCGCTTCGCCGTGTGGATGCTGATCGGCTTCGTCGTGTACTTCCTGTACGGGCGCGGTCACAGTCGGCTCGGGCGGGCGGGCGGGGAGTCCCGGTACTGA
- a CDS encoding 3-hydroxyacyl-CoA dehydrogenase NAD-binding domain-containing protein encodes MSTTAELLKGAAELFPDEVVTSAHVRHFELPAGAGRFALITLDNGFDHTKPTTFGPQSLANLNTAIDQVEAEAANGEITGVGITGKPFIFAVGADLKGVELLRKHDEALAIGKGGHDVFKRLSALAVPTFAYYNGAAMGGGVEVGLHCTYRTVSKALPAFSLPEVFLGLVPGWGGCALLPNLIGAEKAVSVIIENSLNQNRQLKGKQVFELGIADALFEGADFLEQSLIWTASVLNGSVTVERPEIDRGEGWDQAVAKGRLVADSKVHGAAPAAYRALDIIEAAKDGDLQKGFDAEDQALADLIMGGELRSGIYAFNLVQKRGKRPAGAPDKSLARPVTKVGVVGAGLMASQLALLFLRRLEVPVVLTDIDQERIDKGVGYVHGEIEKLLGKGRINQDKANRLKGLVSGVLDKAEGFGDADFIIEAVFEEMGVKQKVFAEVEAVAPAHAILATNTSSLSVSEMASKLQHPERVVGFHFFNPVAILPLLEIVRGEKTDDASLATAFGVAKKLKKTAVLTKDAPAFVVNRILTRFMGEIQNVIDEGTSVETAEKAIEPLGLPMSPLVLLELVGPAIGLHVSETLNRSFPERFTVSPNLKRVVEAGKRGFYVYNAENGFKPELDPEVAALLVQGDSVLTEEQVRDRVLDAVAQEIGLMLEEGVVAEAQDIDLCLITGAGWPFHLGGITPYLDREGVSERVNGKPFLAQGVASVPA; translated from the coding sequence GTGAGCACCACCGCCGAGCTTCTGAAGGGCGCCGCGGAGCTCTTCCCGGACGAGGTCGTCACCTCCGCCCACGTACGGCACTTCGAACTGCCCGCGGGTGCGGGCCGGTTCGCGCTGATCACGCTGGACAACGGCTTCGACCACACCAAGCCGACCACCTTCGGCCCGCAGTCGCTCGCCAACCTGAACACGGCGATCGACCAGGTCGAGGCCGAGGCCGCGAACGGTGAGATCACCGGCGTCGGCATCACCGGCAAGCCGTTCATCTTCGCCGTCGGCGCCGACCTCAAGGGCGTCGAGCTGCTGCGCAAGCACGACGAGGCGCTGGCCATCGGCAAGGGCGGCCACGACGTCTTCAAGCGTCTGTCCGCGCTCGCCGTGCCGACCTTCGCGTACTACAACGGCGCGGCCATGGGCGGCGGTGTCGAGGTCGGTCTGCACTGCACCTACCGCACCGTCTCCAAGGCCCTCCCGGCCTTCTCGCTGCCCGAGGTCTTCCTCGGTCTGGTCCCCGGCTGGGGCGGCTGCGCCCTCCTGCCGAACCTGATCGGCGCGGAGAAGGCCGTCTCGGTCATCATCGAGAACTCGCTGAACCAGAACCGCCAGCTCAAGGGCAAGCAGGTCTTCGAGCTCGGCATCGCCGACGCGCTGTTCGAGGGCGCCGACTTCCTGGAGCAGTCGCTGATCTGGACGGCCTCCGTCCTGAACGGCTCCGTGACCGTCGAGCGCCCCGAGATCGACCGCGGCGAGGGCTGGGACCAGGCCGTCGCCAAGGGCCGCCTCGTCGCCGACTCCAAGGTGCACGGCGCCGCCCCGGCCGCCTACCGCGCCCTCGACATCATCGAGGCCGCCAAGGACGGCGACCTGCAGAAGGGCTTCGACGCCGAGGACCAGGCCCTCGCGGACCTGATCATGGGCGGCGAGCTGCGCTCCGGCATCTACGCCTTCAACCTGGTGCAGAAGCGCGGCAAGCGCCCCGCCGGCGCCCCGGACAAGTCGCTGGCCCGTCCGGTCACCAAGGTCGGCGTCGTCGGCGCCGGTCTGATGGCCTCCCAGCTGGCCCTGCTCTTCCTGCGCCGTCTGGAGGTGCCGGTCGTCCTGACCGACATCGACCAGGAGCGGATCGACAAGGGCGTGGGCTACGTCCACGGCGAGATCGAGAAGCTGCTCGGCAAGGGCCGGATCAACCAGGACAAGGCCAACCGTCTCAAGGGCCTGGTCTCCGGTGTCCTGGACAAGGCCGAGGGCTTCGGGGACGCGGACTTCATCATCGAGGCCGTGTTCGAGGAGATGGGCGTCAAGCAGAAGGTGTTCGCGGAGGTCGAGGCGGTCGCCCCGGCGCACGCGATCCTCGCCACCAACACCTCCTCGCTGTCCGTCTCGGAGATGGCCTCCAAGCTCCAGCACCCGGAGCGCGTGGTCGGCTTCCACTTCTTCAACCCGGTCGCGATCCTCCCGCTCCTGGAGATCGTCCGCGGCGAGAAGACGGACGACGCCTCGCTCGCCACCGCCTTCGGTGTCGCGAAGAAGCTCAAGAAGACCGCGGTCCTGACGAAGGACGCCCCGGCGTTCGTCGTGAACCGCATCCTGACCCGCTTCATGGGCGAGATCCAGAACGTCATCGACGAGGGCACCTCGGTCGAGACGGCCGAGAAGGCCATCGAGCCCCTCGGTCTGCCGATGTCGCCGCTGGTCCTCCTGGAGCTCGTCGGCCCGGCGATCGGTCTGCACGTCTCCGAGACCCTGAACCGCTCCTTCCCGGAGCGCTTCACCGTCTCGCCGAACCTCAAGCGGGTCGTCGAGGCCGGCAAGCGCGGCTTCTACGTCTACAACGCCGAGAACGGCTTCAAGCCGGAGCTCGACCCGGAGGTCGCCGCCCTTCTCGTCCAGGGCGACTCCGTCCTGACGGAGGAGCAGGTCCGCGACCGCGTCCTGGACGCGGTGGCGCAGGAGATCGGCCTGATGCTGGAGGAAGGTGTCGTCGCCGAGGCGCAGGACATCGACCTCTGCCTGATCACGGGCGCGGGCTGGCCCTTCCACCTGGGCGGCATCACGCCGTACCTGGACCGTGAGGGCGTCTCCGAGCGCGTCAACGGCAAGCCCTTCCTCGCGCAGGGCGTGGCGAGCGTCCCGGCGTAA
- a CDS encoding thiolase family protein yields MPRTVRDVVFVDGVRTPFGKAGPKGIYHETRADDLVVKAIRELLRRNPGLDPAKIDEVAIAATTQIGDQGLTLGRTAGILAGLPQSVPGYSIDRMCAGALTAVTSVAGSIAFGAYDAVIAGGVEHMGRHPMGEGVDPNPRFVSEKLVDESALFMGMTAENLHDRYPSITKQRADEYAVRSQEKAAKAYADGKIQQDLVPISVRRTDASTGETGWGLVTADEPMRPGTTLESLAGLKTPFRVHGNVTAGNAAGLNDGATASIIASEDFAREHDLPVKMRLVSYAFAGVEPEVMGYGPIPATEKALAKAGLSIEDIDLFEINEAFAVQVLAFLEHYGIADDDARVNQYGGAIAYGHPLASSGVRLMTQLARQFEENPQVRYGLNTMCVGFGMGATVIWENPHWEGK; encoded by the coding sequence GTGCCTCGTACCGTCAGGGACGTCGTCTTCGTCGACGGCGTCCGCACCCCGTTCGGCAAGGCGGGCCCGAAGGGCATCTACCACGAGACCCGCGCCGACGACCTCGTCGTCAAGGCCATCAGGGAGCTGCTGCGCCGCAACCCGGGCCTCGACCCCGCGAAGATCGACGAGGTCGCCATCGCCGCGACCACGCAGATCGGCGACCAGGGTCTGACCCTCGGCCGTACGGCGGGCATCCTCGCCGGGCTGCCGCAGTCGGTGCCGGGCTACTCCATCGACCGCATGTGCGCCGGCGCGCTCACCGCCGTCACCTCGGTCGCCGGTTCGATCGCCTTCGGCGCGTACGACGCCGTCATCGCCGGTGGCGTCGAGCACATGGGCCGCCACCCCATGGGCGAGGGCGTCGACCCGAACCCGCGCTTCGTCAGCGAGAAGCTGGTCGACGAGTCCGCCCTCTTCATGGGCATGACCGCCGAGAACCTGCACGACCGCTACCCGAGCATCACCAAGCAGCGCGCCGACGAGTACGCCGTGCGCTCGCAGGAGAAGGCCGCCAAGGCGTACGCCGACGGCAAGATCCAGCAGGACCTGGTGCCGATCTCGGTCCGCCGTACCGACGCCTCCACCGGTGAGACCGGCTGGGGCCTGGTCACCGCCGACGAGCCGATGCGTCCGGGCACCACCCTGGAGTCGCTGGCCGGTCTGAAGACGCCGTTCCGCGTCCACGGCAACGTCACCGCGGGCAACGCCGCCGGTCTCAACGACGGCGCCACCGCCTCGATCATCGCCTCCGAGGACTTCGCCCGCGAGCACGACCTCCCGGTGAAGATGCGCCTCGTTTCGTACGCCTTCGCCGGTGTCGAGCCCGAGGTCATGGGCTACGGCCCGATCCCGGCGACCGAGAAGGCCCTCGCGAAGGCCGGTCTGTCCATCGAGGACATCGACCTCTTCGAGATCAACGAGGCCTTCGCGGTCCAGGTCCTCGCCTTCCTGGAGCACTACGGCATCGCCGACGACGACGCCCGCGTCAACCAGTACGGCGGCGCCATCGCCTACGGTCACCCGCTCGCCTCCTCCGGCGTCCGTCTGATGACGCAGCTGGCCCGCCAGTTCGAGGAGAACCCGCAGGTCCGCTACGGCCTCAACACGATGTGCGTCGGCTTCGGCATGGGCGCCACGGTCATCTGGGAAAACCCCCACTGGGAGGGCAAGTGA
- a CDS encoding ribonuclease D encodes MTDAQETAADTALRTTGGGPPDDDVPANGLPIPLLEPREGIPPVVETEEALAEVIAAFAAGRGPVAVDAERASGYRYGQRAYLVQLRREGAGSALIDPVGCPDLSGLGDALAGTEWILHAATQDLPCLRDIGMRPTSLFDTELAGRLAGFPRVGLGAMVESVLGYALEKGHSAVDWSTRPLPEPWLRYAALDVELLVDLRDALEKELDRQGKLDWAHQEFDAIASAPPAPPRKDPWRRTSGMHKVRRRRQMAVVRELWTARDKVAQRRDVSPGKVLSDAAIVEAALAVPVNLAALTALPGFGHRMGRRQLEQWQAAVDRARALPESELPQPGTQVAGPPPPRAWADKDPVAAARLSAARAAVSALAEELNLPQENLITPDTVRRVCWEPPAQAGPESVAAALAGHGARPWQVELVTPLLVKALTATA; translated from the coding sequence GTGACCGACGCCCAAGAGACCGCAGCAGACACAGCACTGCGCACCACCGGGGGCGGCCCCCCGGACGACGATGTCCCTGCGAATGGGCTTCCGATCCCGTTGCTGGAGCCCCGCGAGGGGATTCCGCCCGTCGTCGAGACCGAGGAAGCCCTCGCCGAGGTGATCGCCGCCTTCGCCGCGGGCCGCGGCCCCGTCGCCGTGGACGCCGAGCGCGCCTCCGGCTACCGCTACGGGCAGCGCGCCTACCTCGTACAGCTCCGCCGGGAAGGCGCGGGCAGCGCGCTCATCGACCCGGTCGGCTGCCCCGACCTCTCCGGCCTCGGCGACGCGCTCGCCGGGACCGAGTGGATCCTGCACGCCGCGACCCAGGACCTCCCGTGCCTGCGCGACATAGGCATGCGCCCGACCTCGCTGTTCGACACCGAGCTGGCCGGACGGCTCGCGGGCTTCCCGCGCGTCGGCCTCGGCGCGATGGTCGAGTCCGTCCTCGGCTACGCCCTGGAGAAGGGCCACTCCGCGGTGGACTGGTCCACCCGCCCACTGCCCGAGCCCTGGCTGCGGTACGCGGCCCTCGACGTCGAACTCCTCGTCGACCTGCGCGACGCGCTGGAGAAGGAACTCGACCGCCAGGGCAAGCTGGACTGGGCCCACCAGGAGTTCGACGCCATCGCCTCCGCCCCGCCGGCCCCGCCGCGCAAGGACCCGTGGCGGCGCACCTCCGGGATGCACAAGGTGCGGCGCCGTCGCCAGATGGCGGTCGTACGGGAGCTGTGGACGGCCCGCGACAAGGTCGCCCAGCGGCGTGACGTCTCCCCCGGCAAGGTGCTGAGCGACGCGGCGATCGTGGAAGCGGCGCTGGCCGTGCCCGTGAACCTGGCCGCGCTCACCGCCCTGCCCGGTTTCGGGCACCGGATGGGCCGGCGCCAGCTGGAGCAGTGGCAGGCGGCGGTGGACCGCGCCAGGGCCCTGCCCGAGAGCGAACTGCCGCAGCCGGGCACGCAGGTGGCGGGCCCGCCGCCGCCGCGCGCCTGGGCGGACAAGGACCCGGTCGCGGCGGCCCGCCTCTCGGCGGCGCGCGCGGCGGTGTCGGCGCTCGCGGAGGAGCTGAACCTGCCGCAGGAGAACCTGATCACCCCGGACACCGTGCGCCGGGTCTGCTGGGAGCCGCCGGCCCAGGCCGGCCCGGAGAGCGTGGCGGCGGCCCTCGCGGGCCACGGCGCGCGCCCCTGGCAGGTGGAGCTGGTGACCCCGCTCCTGGTGAAGGCGCTGACGGCGACGGCGTGA
- a CDS encoding response regulator transcription factor, which produces MSVLLEQPASLVAYRPNKPTAMVVVADPRVRSTVTRHLWALGVRDVIEASSIAEARPRVGNPRDICVADVHLPDGSGLTLLSETRAAGWPNGLALSAADDIGAVRNALAGGVKGYVVTGTRTNIGHPTRPGAAPIGAAAARLGHRRPPGAPSHPGGYRELSGREVEVLRLVAEGQSNKAIGVSMGLSALTVKSHLARIARKLGTGDRAGMVAVALRTGIIH; this is translated from the coding sequence GTGTCCGTTCTCCTCGAGCAGCCCGCAAGCCTGGTCGCCTACCGCCCGAACAAGCCGACGGCCATGGTCGTCGTGGCCGACCCGCGCGTCCGCTCCACCGTGACCCGCCACCTGTGGGCCCTCGGAGTACGCGACGTGATCGAGGCTTCTTCCATCGCGGAGGCACGTCCCCGCGTCGGCAACCCGCGCGACATCTGCGTTGCCGACGTCCACCTGCCCGACGGCAGCGGCCTCACGCTGCTGTCCGAGACCCGTGCCGCGGGCTGGCCCAACGGCCTCGCCCTCTCGGCCGCCGACGACATCGGCGCCGTGCGCAACGCCCTCGCGGGCGGCGTGAAGGGCTATGTCGTCACCGGTACGCGCACCAACATCGGTCACCCCACCCGGCCCGGCGCCGCCCCCATCGGCGCCGCGGCCGCACGGCTCGGCCACCGCCGCCCCCCGGGTGCCCCGAGCCACCCGGGCGGCTACCGCGAGCTCTCCGGCCGTGAGGTCGAGGTGCTCCGGCTCGTCGCGGAGGGCCAGTCGAACAAGGCGATCGGCGTCTCCATGGGCCTCTCGGCCCTCACCGTGAAGAGCCACCTCGCCCGCATCGCCCGCAAGCTGGGCACCGGCGACCGCGCCGGCATGGTCGCGGTGGCCCTGCGGACCGGGATCATCCACTGA
- a CDS encoding DUF3000 domain-containing protein — MAAAQGHFSDHSDGDRGTDETADSTETNSVPPAFRRAVEALRSARLRPEMEIDPTRPPQRLAPYAYAVEAAVVDGEEDLADGRLVLLHDPDGHEAWKGTFRLVTLVRAELEPEMAADPLLPEVCWSWLTGALEARGLAYGEASGTVTMAGSHYFGGLADRRPATQIEIRASWTPREGLGGVPDTGAHLAAWCDLLCQIAGLPPAPAEPGTAGTVSGAGVVSLPQRRGPQQT, encoded by the coding sequence ATGGCTGCGGCTCAGGGACATTTTTCCGATCATTCCGACGGCGATCGAGGGACGGACGAAACGGCGGACAGTACGGAGACGAACTCGGTGCCACCCGCGTTCCGGCGCGCGGTGGAGGCCTTGCGTTCGGCAAGGCTGCGGCCCGAGATGGAGATCGATCCGACGAGGCCGCCGCAGCGCCTCGCCCCGTACGCGTACGCGGTGGAGGCGGCCGTCGTGGACGGCGAGGAGGATCTGGCGGACGGCCGGCTGGTGCTGCTGCACGATCCGGACGGCCATGAGGCCTGGAAGGGAACGTTCCGGCTGGTGACCCTGGTCCGGGCGGAGCTGGAGCCGGAGATGGCGGCGGACCCGCTGCTGCCCGAGGTGTGCTGGTCCTGGCTGACCGGGGCGCTGGAGGCCCGGGGACTGGCGTACGGGGAGGCGAGCGGGACCGTGACGATGGCGGGCTCGCACTATTTCGGCGGTCTCGCGGACCGCCGGCCGGCCACGCAGATCGAGATCCGGGCGTCCTGGACGCCGCGCGAGGGTCTGGGCGGGGTGCCGGACACGGGGGCGCACCTGGCGGCCTGGTGCGATCTGCTCTGCCAGATCGCGGGGCTGCCGCCGGCACCGGCCGAACCGGGGACGGCGGGGACGGTATCGGGCGCGGGGGTCGTCTCGTTGCCCCAGCGACGGGGCCCGCAGCAGACCTGA